Proteins encoded within one genomic window of Acidithiobacillus sp. AMEEHan:
- a CDS encoding sigma-54 dependent transcriptional regulator translates to MKEAGRLNILVVDDEPDIRSTLADILEDEGYRVTQAASAAEAEARLRDGVYDLLLLDIWMPGEDGLQFLQRLARNGLEQPVVMMSGHGTIETAVQATKLGAYDFIEKPLSLDKTLLSVGHALEAFQLQRENRELREQSGVIERPTGESPAIKQFREQLQRVAAVDSWVLLQGEAGSGKEVAARYLHRQSRRADSPFIDLRAAVIAQPNVTVELFGAEQDGRVQRGRLELAHGGTLFIDEIADMNLESQARLVSALQERRILRVGGTTPVDLDVRVIAGTARDLQKLVAAGQFREDLFYRLQALPLQVPSLAQRSADIPELVEEFMSLYRRRDGLSRRQFLPEAMEVLRHYPWPGNVRELQNLVQRLLILSEGPEVSADEVEGALGLDQRLMPLSNASPEDFGGTLKRARERFERAFLEYHLARNDWNIARTAEAAGLERTHLYRKLKNLGIGLRGERRPEDELED, encoded by the coding sequence ATGAAGGAAGCGGGAAGACTCAACATTCTGGTCGTCGATGATGAGCCGGACATTCGCAGCACGCTGGCCGATATCCTCGAAGACGAGGGCTACCGGGTTACCCAGGCGGCCAGTGCCGCCGAGGCCGAGGCGCGTCTGCGCGACGGCGTCTACGATCTTCTTCTGCTCGACATCTGGATGCCCGGTGAGGACGGATTGCAGTTCCTCCAGCGCCTCGCGAGGAATGGCCTCGAGCAACCGGTGGTGATGATGTCGGGTCATGGCACCATCGAAACCGCCGTGCAGGCGACGAAGCTAGGGGCCTATGATTTTATCGAAAAACCCTTGTCCTTGGACAAGACCCTGCTCAGTGTCGGCCATGCCCTCGAAGCCTTCCAGTTACAGCGCGAGAATCGGGAACTGCGCGAGCAGAGTGGGGTGATCGAACGACCTACCGGTGAAAGTCCGGCCATCAAGCAGTTTCGGGAGCAACTCCAACGGGTTGCTGCAGTGGACTCCTGGGTCCTGCTGCAGGGAGAAGCGGGGAGCGGCAAGGAAGTCGCGGCGCGTTACCTGCACCGCCAGAGCCGCCGTGCCGACAGTCCGTTCATCGACCTGCGGGCGGCGGTCATCGCCCAGCCCAATGTCACGGTCGAGCTGTTTGGCGCCGAGCAGGATGGGCGTGTGCAGCGGGGGCGTCTGGAGTTGGCACACGGTGGCACCCTTTTCATCGACGAGATTGCCGATATGAATCTCGAGAGTCAGGCGCGCCTGGTCTCTGCCCTGCAGGAGCGGCGTATTCTCCGGGTGGGGGGGACGACTCCGGTGGATCTCGATGTACGCGTCATTGCCGGTACGGCGCGTGATCTGCAAAAACTGGTGGCCGCGGGGCAGTTCCGCGAGGATCTGTTCTACCGCCTGCAGGCCCTGCCGCTGCAGGTGCCCAGCTTGGCGCAGCGCAGTGCCGATATTCCTGAGCTGGTCGAGGAGTTCATGAGTTTGTATCGCCGGCGCGATGGTCTGAGTCGGCGGCAGTTTCTGCCGGAGGCCATGGAGGTTCTGCGCCACTATCCCTGGCCCGGAAACGTGCGGGAATTACAGAACCTGGTACAACGCCTGTTGATTCTCAGCGAGGGTCCCGAGGTCAGCGCCGATGAGGTGGAGGGCGCGCTGGGACTGGATCAGCGTCTGATGCCCCTCAGTAACGCCTCCCCCGAGGACTTTGGCGGCACCCTGAAGCGGGCGCGCGAACGCTTCGAGCGGGCCTTTCTCGAGTATCACCTGGCGCGTAATGACTGGAACATTGCCCGGACGGCGGAGGCCGCTGGTCTGGAGCGTACCCATCTCTACCGCAAACTGAAAAACCTGGGGATTGGGCTGCGTGGCGAGCGACGCCCCGAGGATGAACTGGAGGACTGA
- the moaB gene encoding molybdenum cofactor biosynthesis protein B, producing MEERSFQPLGIAILTASDTRTPETDKSGDAAETLLRESGHRIVQRAIVVDDLLALRAQMQAWIDDPQIDVVVSTGGTGLTGRDVCPEAMAPLVSKPIPGFGELFRYLSYQEIGTSTIQSRAEAAVCSGTLFFLLPGSTGAVRMGVSQIIVPQLDIRQRPCNLAQLLPRIRGEA from the coding sequence ATGGAAGAACGATCGTTTCAACCCCTGGGTATTGCCATCCTCACTGCCTCGGACACCCGCACACCTGAAACCGACAAGTCCGGTGACGCCGCCGAGACCCTGCTGCGCGAGTCGGGCCACAGGATCGTCCAACGCGCCATCGTGGTTGATGATCTGCTGGCACTGCGGGCGCAGATGCAGGCGTGGATCGATGATCCGCAGATCGATGTCGTCGTCAGCACGGGAGGCACCGGACTCACCGGCCGCGATGTCTGCCCCGAGGCCATGGCGCCTTTGGTCAGTAAGCCCATTCCTGGATTCGGCGAGCTCTTTCGTTACCTTTCCTACCAAGAAATCGGCACCAGTACCATCCAATCGCGCGCCGAGGCGGCGGTCTGTTCCGGGACCCTTTTTTTCTTGTTACCCGGCTCTACCGGCGCCGTGCGTATGGGGGTGAGCCAGATCATCGTGCCCCAGCTGGATATTCGCCAGCGTCCCTGCAATCTTGCCCAGCTCCTGCCGCGGATTCGCGGCGAGGCCTAA
- a CDS encoding PilZ domain-containing protein, whose product MNTNRCNENDELTALLPARFGLDLQNFLIGIFAGDFEMISDPDKAIFLANGPQKAVIYEADPQDEGRLWEFRGWQEELLCFSPLSTELATPTAGSVLVVLETDRHIVGFLSSRVAASQQLVHPRQILRRLAREKKRLSVRGRVILRGKQNQTLAARIHDFSRRGISFVLEAQQIRVGESFLSTIELEDCGSCEVIIAVRRIERFGRSSSLVAASFQNTTEQVACIQRLFQCAMG is encoded by the coding sequence ATGAATACGAACCGCTGCAACGAAAATGATGAACTTACGGCGCTGTTACCTGCGCGTTTTGGGCTGGATCTGCAAAACTTTCTCATCGGGATTTTCGCCGGCGATTTTGAGATGATCAGCGATCCGGACAAGGCCATTTTTCTGGCGAATGGTCCCCAGAAGGCCGTCATTTACGAAGCCGATCCCCAGGACGAAGGACGCCTTTGGGAATTCCGTGGTTGGCAGGAAGAGCTGCTCTGCTTCTCGCCGCTTTCTACAGAATTGGCAACGCCCACGGCTGGCTCGGTGCTGGTCGTCCTGGAAACTGATCGGCATATCGTCGGTTTTCTCAGCTCGCGCGTGGCTGCGTCCCAGCAGCTTGTGCATCCTCGCCAGATATTGCGACGGCTGGCGCGCGAAAAGAAACGGCTATCCGTGCGGGGGCGCGTGATCCTGCGCGGCAAACAAAATCAAACGTTGGCGGCAAGAATCCATGATTTCAGCCGCAGAGGCATCAGCTTCGTTCTCGAAGCGCAGCAGATCCGCGTTGGGGAGAGCTTTCTGTCTACCATCGAGTTGGAGGACTGTGGCAGCTGTGAGGTGATCATCGCCGTGCGCAGAATAGAACGCTTCGGCCGGAGCAGTAGCCTCGTAGCGGCTTCTTTTCAGAACACGACGGAACAAGTCGCCTGCATCCAGCGCCTCTTCCAATGCGCCATGGGTTAG
- the rsmG gene encoding 16S rRNA (guanine(527)-N(7))-methyltransferase RsmG — translation MPATASMNDNALRQRLDQGLLDMGLDGEIDPLARERLLRYLEELMLWNRTHNLTAIREPAAAIYRHLLDSLSLLPFLPSGRPVYDIGSGAGLPGIPLAIARPQQSFVLVEPAGKRVAFLRHVLPLLDLEQVRIYPQRAEELRYVDRMVLVSRATAALADFLVMVEGCLQPGVAFLLAKGPAWAEELRALPAEWAARFVAQPLAVPGQPPRFALCAELGGTGLASH, via the coding sequence GTGCCTGCCACTGCCTCGATGAATGACAACGCCCTGCGCCAGCGGCTTGATCAGGGGTTGCTCGATATGGGCCTTGACGGGGAAATCGATCCGCTGGCGCGCGAACGACTGCTCCGCTATCTGGAGGAGCTGATGTTGTGGAACCGGACGCATAATCTCACCGCGATCCGAGAACCCGCTGCAGCCATCTATCGGCATTTGCTGGATAGTTTGTCTTTGCTGCCCTTTTTGCCCTCTGGGCGCCCTGTGTACGATATCGGCAGTGGCGCCGGTTTGCCGGGCATCCCTTTGGCCATTGCTCGCCCGCAGCAGTCGTTCGTGCTGGTCGAGCCCGCGGGAAAGCGGGTTGCCTTTCTGCGTCATGTTCTGCCGCTACTGGACCTGGAGCAGGTACGAATCTATCCGCAGCGTGCCGAGGAATTGCGTTACGTCGACCGCATGGTACTGGTCAGTCGCGCCACCGCTGCGCTCGCGGACTTCCTTGTCATGGTAGAGGGTTGCCTGCAGCCAGGGGTCGCGTTCTTGCTCGCCAAGGGGCCAGCTTGGGCGGAAGAACTGCGTGCGCTGCCCGCGGAGTGGGCGGCGCGTTTCGTGGCCCAGCCACTGGCCGTTCCTGGGCAACCGCCACGCTTTGCCCTCTGCGCCGAGCTGGGGGGAACGGGTCTTGCCAGTCACTAG
- a CDS encoding ParA family protein, translated as MRVVAIANQKGGVGKTTTAVNLAAAVAALEKRVLLIDLDPQGNASTSLGADKSRWPNVYHLLLGEADLSAALQECGVVSLLAASPDLAALEVELADQEGRELRLRDALRGTQGWDYVFIDCPPSLGLLTLNALVAADRVLIPMQCEYFALEGLTQLLDTLRRVRAQLHPGLEVDGLLRTMFDARNRLSAEVSGELERHFPERMYRVIVPRNVRLAEAPSFGQPVIHYDPQCAGADAYRQLAQEFLQREHRP; from the coding sequence ATGCGGGTTGTGGCCATAGCCAACCAAAAAGGTGGAGTCGGAAAGACCACCACGGCGGTGAATCTCGCGGCGGCGGTGGCGGCGTTGGAGAAGCGCGTGCTGCTGATCGATCTGGATCCGCAGGGCAACGCCAGTACGAGTCTGGGTGCCGATAAAAGTCGTTGGCCCAATGTTTACCACTTGCTTTTGGGTGAAGCCGACCTGTCGGCCGCGCTGCAAGAATGTGGGGTCGTGTCCTTACTCGCCGCAAGCCCGGATCTCGCTGCTCTGGAAGTAGAGCTTGCCGATCAGGAAGGGCGCGAATTGCGTCTGCGCGATGCGCTGCGGGGTACGCAGGGCTGGGATTACGTTTTTATCGACTGCCCGCCGTCGCTGGGTCTCCTGACTCTGAATGCCCTGGTTGCCGCCGATCGGGTGTTGATCCCGATGCAGTGTGAGTATTTCGCCCTGGAAGGCTTGACGCAGCTGCTCGACACCCTTCGCCGGGTGCGCGCTCAATTGCATCCAGGCTTGGAGGTGGACGGTCTCCTGCGTACCATGTTCGACGCCCGCAACCGCCTCTCTGCAGAGGTGAGCGGTGAGCTGGAGCGCCATTTTCCCGAACGCATGTACCGAGTCATCGTGCCCCGCAATGTACGCTTGGCCGAAGCCCCCAGTTTTGGTCAGCCAGTCATCCACTACGATCCACAGTGTGCCGGTGCCGACGCCTACCGGCAGTTGGCGCAAGAGTTTTTGCAACGGGAGCATCGCCCATGA
- a CDS encoding ParB/RepB/Spo0J family partition protein, which yields MSKKPAALGRGLDALFAGNREISTLRNLPLDLIHPGTQQARKHFDEAALAELAESIRAEGVLQPILVRADGGGGYELLAGERRWRAAQLAELREIPALIREASEQQALVIGIIENIQRQDLDPLEEAAALQRLLDEFRLSHDALAQALGRSRAAITNQLRLLRLDPSLAPQLRSGALTAGHARTLLSLPPAAQRQAAAEIIAKGMSVRQAEFLAKNVQEREKRAPEDVDPNLAALLVQLEQTFGLQVRISLRREGGELRIRWRNAAEAAALWQRLGVTEDSVPLS from the coding sequence ATGAGTAAGAAGCCCGCGGCGCTGGGTCGTGGCCTCGACGCCCTGTTTGCCGGTAACCGGGAGATCAGCACCCTGCGCAATCTACCTCTCGATCTCATCCATCCGGGTACACAGCAGGCGCGTAAACATTTTGACGAGGCCGCGCTCGCGGAGCTGGCCGAGTCCATCCGGGCGGAGGGCGTATTACAACCGATCCTGGTACGTGCCGATGGTGGTGGCGGTTACGAACTGCTCGCCGGGGAGCGGCGTTGGCGCGCAGCGCAGTTGGCCGAACTGAGGGAAATTCCCGCCCTGATCCGCGAGGCCTCCGAACAGCAGGCCCTGGTAATCGGTATCATCGAAAATATTCAGCGTCAGGATCTCGATCCCCTAGAGGAAGCCGCCGCCTTGCAGCGTCTGCTCGATGAGTTCCGTCTGAGTCACGATGCCCTGGCCCAAGCGCTGGGGCGCTCGCGAGCGGCCATCACCAACCAACTGCGCCTGCTGCGTCTCGATCCCTCTTTGGCACCACAACTACGCTCTGGCGCATTGACTGCGGGGCATGCGCGGACGCTATTGTCGCTGCCGCCCGCCGCACAGCGGCAGGCGGCGGCGGAGATCATCGCCAAAGGGATGAGCGTTCGCCAAGCGGAATTCTTGGCCAAAAACGTGCAGGAGCGCGAGAAGCGAGCTCCAGAAGACGTCGATCCTAACCTTGCCGCGTTGCTTGTCCAGCTGGAACAGACGTTCGGACTGCAAGTCCGCATCTCGCTGCGTCGCGAAGGGGGGGAGCTGCGCATTCGCTGGCGCAACGCCGCCGAGGCCGCCGCCCTGTGGCAACGTCTGGGCGTGACGGAAGATTCGGTGCCCCTCTCTTGA
- a CDS encoding ATP synthase subunit I — translation MPEKSTMASWAFSAYVGRVAAWVLVLALLAAAVCAWGWNAREAWAILYAAFLSVLNMLILGSRLLALPASPAAASARLGAAVLQRWVLTILGLLLALAWLHLPIIGLVIGLLLAHFVYLGFMLRERSKKRR, via the coding sequence ATGCCAGAAAAATCAACGATGGCCTCCTGGGCATTTTCGGCCTATGTCGGTCGAGTTGCTGCGTGGGTTTTGGTGTTGGCTTTGCTCGCCGCCGCCGTCTGTGCGTGGGGCTGGAACGCTCGAGAGGCCTGGGCCATTCTCTACGCCGCCTTTTTGAGCGTATTGAACATGCTCATTTTGGGAAGTCGCCTGTTAGCGCTCCCCGCCTCACCGGCTGCCGCCAGCGCGCGGCTGGGTGCGGCGGTGCTGCAGCGCTGGGTGCTCACCATCTTGGGTTTGCTGTTGGCTTTGGCCTGGTTGCACCTGCCGATCATCGGCCTGGTCATCGGGCTTCTGCTCGCACATTTTGTATATTTAGGCTTCATGTTGCGCGAGCGCAGCAAGAAAAGGAGATGA
- the atpB gene encoding F0F1 ATP synthase subunit A, producing the protein MASGDIAHHLVNWTVGEGFWTFDLDTILIGWVMAAILVITSMVVGARLQRGAPAGMQAWLEGTVEFIDKLVTDSFPVRDPLIAPVALTVFVWILLMNSMDVIPAYLPGVVASWFGLEHFRITPTVNLNTTFAVALAVFALTIFTSLRVKGFAYFKTYLTHPFGKYLAPVNIIMTAIEEITKPLSLGLRLFGNMFAGELVFLLLALLPWWGTLVMGEVWSLFESLIIMLQAFIFTVLTVVYLGMANMQDH; encoded by the coding sequence GTGGCATCTGGCGACATCGCCCATCACCTGGTCAACTGGACGGTTGGCGAGGGATTCTGGACCTTCGATCTCGATACCATTCTGATTGGCTGGGTGATGGCCGCAATCTTGGTCATTACCTCCATGGTGGTCGGTGCCCGCCTGCAGCGGGGAGCCCCAGCCGGGATGCAGGCCTGGCTTGAGGGGACGGTTGAATTCATCGACAAGCTGGTTACCGATAGTTTTCCGGTGCGTGACCCGTTGATAGCGCCGGTGGCGCTGACGGTGTTCGTGTGGATCCTGCTGATGAACAGTATGGACGTGATTCCTGCCTATCTGCCCGGAGTTGTGGCAAGTTGGTTTGGGCTCGAGCACTTTCGCATTACGCCTACCGTCAATCTGAACACCACCTTTGCGGTCGCCCTGGCGGTCTTCGCACTAACCATTTTTACCAGTCTGCGGGTCAAAGGCTTCGCATACTTCAAGACCTATCTCACTCATCCATTCGGCAAGTACCTGGCGCCCGTCAACATCATCATGACGGCGATTGAGGAGATTACCAAACCTCTGAGTCTTGGTTTACGACTCTTCGGCAACATGTTTGCCGGCGAACTCGTGTTCCTGCTCCTGGCGCTGTTGCCGTGGTGGGGAACGCTGGTCATGGGCGAGGTCTGGTCGCTGTTCGAATCTCTCATCATCATGTTGCAGGCCTTTATTTTCACCGTGCTGACGGTCGTGTACCTGGGCATGGCCAATATGCAGGACCACTAA
- the atpE gene encoding F0F1 ATP synthase subunit C, producing the protein MDAHTIIVAATAIAVGIIFGAAGLGSAIGWGLITSKTIEGITRQPEMRPQLLVNTFIFAGLMESFPFIILAFGFWFLFANPFVG; encoded by the coding sequence ATGGATGCACATACCATCATCGTTGCAGCGACTGCCATCGCCGTGGGTATCATCTTCGGTGCCGCTGGTCTCGGTTCGGCCATTGGCTGGGGTTTGATCACCTCCAAAACCATCGAAGGCATCACCCGTCAGCCGGAAATGCGTCCGCAGCTGCTGGTAAACACCTTCATCTTTGCGGGCTTGATGGAGTCCTTCCCCTTCATCATTCTGGCTTTTGGCTTCTGGTTCCTCTTCGCCAACCCCTTCGTCGGCTAA
- a CDS encoding F0F1 ATP synthase subunit B, with product MNPVSINGTLIIQLITFVILVILLYKYLYGPLRRVMDDRSTKIADGLAAAERGQEELDLAQKRAAEILREAKEKASEIIALAERRAIEMREEAQGKAREEADRIIAAARAEIEVEVNRAREQLRGEVVRLVVDGSQQILHREINVDNHRDIVDRMVAQL from the coding sequence ATGAATCCAGTAAGTATCAATGGGACGCTGATCATTCAGCTGATCACCTTCGTGATCCTGGTGATTTTGCTCTACAAGTATCTTTATGGTCCACTGCGTCGGGTAATGGACGACCGGTCGACGAAGATCGCTGATGGCTTGGCTGCCGCTGAACGGGGTCAGGAAGAGCTCGATCTGGCGCAGAAGCGCGCGGCGGAGATCCTTCGTGAAGCGAAGGAGAAGGCCAGTGAAATCATTGCCCTAGCTGAGCGACGCGCGATCGAGATGCGGGAGGAAGCGCAAGGCAAGGCACGGGAAGAGGCGGACCGCATTATCGCCGCGGCCCGGGCCGAGATCGAGGTGGAAGTGAATCGCGCGCGAGAGCAGCTACGCGGTGAAGTCGTGCGCCTGGTGGTGGACGGCTCGCAGCAAATCCTGCACCGCGAAATCAATGTTGATAATCATCGCGATATTGTCGATCGCATGGTCGCTCAGCTCTGA
- a CDS encoding F0F1 ATP synthase subunit delta, which yields MSDFNTLARPYAEALFEMASAGAVTGAWDDALQALASWVQDVDARDFLADPERSDADKVALLAGIPVAVDVEAWTRFVQLLIDNERWALASEIAELFRAALRRTKGELDVLVTSAFALDDGQKSAVVAALERRHGGRKVILREAVDPELLGGFIVRAGDESIDASVRGQLQQLAQSLRN from the coding sequence ATGTCGGATTTCAACACCTTGGCGCGTCCCTATGCCGAAGCTCTCTTCGAGATGGCATCGGCGGGTGCAGTTACAGGCGCCTGGGATGACGCACTTCAGGCCCTCGCTTCTTGGGTGCAGGACGTCGATGCGCGCGATTTTCTCGCTGATCCAGAGCGCTCCGATGCCGACAAGGTCGCCTTGCTCGCCGGAATCCCGGTCGCTGTAGACGTCGAGGCCTGGACGCGTTTCGTGCAGCTGCTCATCGACAACGAGCGTTGGGCGCTCGCCAGCGAAATCGCCGAACTCTTCCGTGCTGCCCTGCGCCGCACCAAAGGCGAGCTGGATGTGCTCGTAACGAGTGCCTTCGCCCTGGATGATGGGCAGAAGTCGGCAGTCGTCGCGGCCCTGGAACGCCGTCATGGGGGAAGAAAGGTGATCCTGCGGGAAGCTGTCGATCCAGAGCTTCTCGGCGGTTTCATAGTCCGGGCAGGTGACGAATCCATCGACGCATCCGTGCGTGGTCAGCTGCAGCAGCTGGCGCAAAGTCTTCGCAATTGA
- the atpA gene encoding F0F1 ATP synthase subunit alpha codes for MQQLNPSEISDLIRARIAGFEGRVETRSQGTITSLSDGILRIHGLEDVMYGEMLELPGNKYALALNLERDNVGAVVLGEFSGLEEGNIVKCTGKVMQVPIGKSLLGRVVNSLGQPLDGKGPIEAEEYDVLEKIAPGVIDRQSVDEPMQTGIKAIDAMVPIGRGQRELIIGDRQTGKTAVAVDAILNQKGQNVYCVYVAVGQKASTVASVVRKLEEYGAMEYTIVVAANASDSAAMQYLAPYAGCTMGEYFRDRGMDALIIYDDLSKQAWAYRQISLLLRRPPGREAYPGDVFYLHSRLLERAARVNADFVAKKTNGAVQGKTGSLTALPIIETQAGDVSAFVPTNVISITDGQIYLESDLFNSGIRPAINAGLSVSRVGGAAQTKVIKKLGGGIRLDLAQYRELAAFAQFASDLDEITRKQIERGKRVTELLKQDQYAPMSVAEQSISLFAASSGALDDVEVAKVRPFEKALIAYMHSNHQATVDALEEKKALTDEIKAELDAALKQFKSTASY; via the coding sequence ATGCAACAACTGAATCCTTCGGAAATCAGTGACCTGATCCGTGCGCGGATAGCGGGTTTCGAAGGGCGGGTCGAGACCCGCTCGCAAGGAACGATCACCAGCCTGAGCGACGGTATTCTCCGTATTCACGGCCTGGAAGACGTAATGTACGGCGAAATGCTCGAGTTGCCTGGAAACAAATACGCCCTAGCACTGAATCTGGAGCGGGATAACGTTGGCGCTGTGGTGCTGGGCGAGTTCTCCGGTCTGGAAGAAGGAAATATCGTCAAGTGTACCGGTAAGGTCATGCAGGTGCCGATCGGCAAGAGCCTGCTAGGCCGGGTGGTCAATTCTTTGGGGCAGCCCCTGGATGGCAAAGGCCCGATCGAGGCGGAGGAATACGACGTTCTCGAAAAAATCGCGCCCGGGGTGATCGATCGGCAGAGTGTTGATGAACCCATGCAAACCGGCATCAAAGCGATCGACGCTATGGTCCCGATCGGGCGCGGGCAGCGCGAGCTGATCATTGGCGATCGCCAGACCGGCAAGACCGCGGTCGCCGTTGACGCCATTCTGAATCAGAAGGGTCAGAACGTGTATTGCGTCTACGTTGCGGTAGGCCAGAAGGCGTCGACCGTGGCGAGCGTGGTGCGCAAGCTCGAAGAATATGGCGCGATGGAGTACACCATTGTGGTCGCGGCCAACGCCTCGGATTCTGCGGCAATGCAGTATCTGGCGCCCTATGCCGGTTGTACCATGGGCGAGTATTTCCGCGATCGGGGTATGGATGCCCTGATCATCTACGACGATCTCAGCAAACAGGCCTGGGCCTACCGCCAGATCTCTTTGCTGCTGCGTCGTCCTCCGGGTCGCGAAGCCTACCCTGGCGACGTTTTCTACCTGCATTCCCGACTGCTGGAACGCGCTGCGCGCGTCAACGCCGACTTCGTGGCGAAAAAAACCAACGGCGCGGTGCAAGGCAAGACCGGCTCCTTGACGGCATTGCCGATCATCGAGACCCAGGCTGGTGACGTGTCCGCGTTTGTGCCGACGAACGTCATCTCCATTACCGATGGCCAGATCTATCTCGAATCCGATCTGTTCAATTCTGGCATTCGTCCGGCCATCAATGCAGGTCTGTCGGTTTCTCGTGTCGGTGGCGCGGCGCAGACCAAGGTCATCAAGAAGCTCGGCGGTGGTATTCGTCTGGATTTGGCGCAGTACCGCGAACTTGCGGCGTTTGCGCAGTTTGCGTCCGATCTCGATGAGATCACGCGCAAGCAGATCGAGCGCGGCAAGCGGGTCACGGAACTGTTGAAGCAGGATCAGTACGCACCCATGTCGGTTGCCGAGCAGTCCATCTCTCTCTTTGCTGCCAGCAGTGGCGCCCTGGACGACGTCGAGGTCGCCAAGGTTCGGCCCTTCGAGAAGGCCTTGATCGCCTACATGCACTCCAATCATCAGGCGACGGTCGATGCCTTGGAAGAAAAGAAGGCGCTCACTGACGAGATCAAGGCGGAATTGGATGCAGCGTTGAAGCAATTCAAGTCCACCGCGAGTTATTGA
- the atpG gene encoding F0F1 ATP synthase subunit gamma has translation MAKAKEINAKIKSVKNTRKITKAMEMVAASKMRRAQERMAASRPYADKIREVLAHVAQAHPEYQHPFLAERPRKRVGFLLISSDRGLCGALNVNVLRIAVQQMHELQGQGVEVRVAAIGTKGVGFLRRHGAQLSAELTGIGDRPSLADIVGPIRVMTDAFRSGEIDALYLISSRFINTMLQRAALEQVLPVKKPEEKTVVTGERWDYIYEPEARPVLDHLLQRYVESVIYQAVVEHLACEQSARMVAMKNASDNAKRLVGELQLAYNKARQAAITQEIAEISAGAAAV, from the coding sequence ATGGCGAAGGCGAAGGAAATCAACGCCAAGATCAAAAGCGTCAAGAATACGCGTAAGATCACCAAGGCCATGGAAATGGTCGCGGCGAGCAAGATGCGCCGTGCCCAAGAGCGTATGGCGGCATCCCGCCCTTACGCAGACAAGATCCGCGAAGTACTGGCCCATGTCGCGCAAGCACACCCCGAGTACCAACATCCCTTTCTGGCCGAGCGGCCAAGAAAGCGGGTCGGATTTCTGTTGATCAGCTCCGATCGCGGTCTTTGTGGCGCACTGAATGTAAACGTCCTGCGCATCGCCGTGCAGCAAATGCACGAGTTGCAGGGTCAGGGCGTAGAGGTGCGGGTTGCCGCAATTGGTACCAAGGGCGTCGGTTTTCTTCGGCGTCACGGTGCGCAGCTCTCCGCCGAACTCACCGGTATTGGGGATCGTCCGAGCCTGGCGGATATCGTTGGCCCGATTCGGGTGATGACGGATGCCTTTCGGAGTGGTGAGATCGATGCTCTCTACCTGATTTCCTCACGCTTCATCAACACCATGCTGCAGCGGGCGGCTCTGGAGCAGGTCTTGCCGGTGAAGAAGCCGGAGGAAAAGACCGTGGTGACGGGTGAGCGCTGGGATTACATCTATGAGCCGGAAGCGCGCCCCGTATTGGATCACCTGTTACAGCGCTACGTGGAATCGGTCATCTATCAGGCGGTGGTCGAGCATTTGGCTTGCGAACAGAGCGCGCGGATGGTGGCGATGAAAAACGCCTCGGACAATGCCAAGCGGCTCGTGGGTGAGTTGCAGCTTGCCTACAACAAGGCGCGGCAGGCAGCGATCACGCAGGAAATTGCGGAGATCAGCGCCGGCGCTGCGGCAGTGTAA